From one Thalassoroseus pseudoceratinae genomic stretch:
- a CDS encoding cob(I)yrinic acid a,c-diamide adenosyltransferase, which yields MVYLNRIYTKTGDDGHTALGDGTRVPKTHLRILAYGGVDELNAVIGVALTTDLPEPLASRLRQIQNDLFDVGADLCVPIRPDETNAEHPPLRLAAGPIERLEQWIDEANERLEPLTSFILPGGTAAAAHLHHARTVCRRAETGIVALAQQEPVNAQVSVYLNRLSDLLFVWARLTNDEGRADVLWQPQGK from the coding sequence ATGGTTTATCTCAACCGCATCTACACCAAAACCGGAGACGACGGGCACACGGCCCTGGGTGACGGCACACGCGTCCCCAAAACCCACTTGCGAATTTTGGCCTACGGTGGCGTCGATGAATTGAACGCAGTGATCGGCGTTGCGTTGACCACCGACTTACCCGAGCCGCTCGCATCCCGACTTCGGCAGATTCAAAATGATCTTTTCGATGTCGGAGCCGACTTGTGTGTGCCGATCCGCCCCGACGAAACCAACGCCGAACACCCACCATTGCGTCTTGCGGCTGGTCCGATCGAACGGCTGGAACAATGGATCGACGAAGCCAACGAACGGCTCGAACCGCTCACGAGTTTCATTCTCCCCGGCGGTACCGCGGCGGCGGCTCATTTGCACCATGCCCGCACCGTCTGTCGTCGTGCCGAAACCGGCATCGTTGCACTCGCTCAACAGGAACCCGTCAACGCCCAAGTCTCAGTGTACCTGAATCGCCTGTCCGACCTGCTTTTCGTCTGGGCACGCTTGACGAATGACGAAGGCCGAGCCGATGTGTTGTGGCAACCGCAGGGGAAATAA
- the yidD gene encoding membrane protein insertion efficiency factor YidD produces the protein MIGLVRGYQRFISPLLGPSCRFTPTCSEYFIQAVRKYGILRGTWRGVMRILRCHPFHPGGYDPP, from the coding sequence ATGATTGGCCTCGTGCGGGGATATCAACGCTTCATTAGTCCGTTGCTCGGTCCTTCGTGCCGGTTCACGCCGACTTGTAGTGAGTACTTCATCCAAGCCGTCCGAAAGTACGGCATCCTTCGCGGAACGTGGCGGGGAGTCATGCGGATTCTGCGGTGTCACCCATTTCATCCCGGTGGCTACGATCCGCCGTGA
- a CDS encoding DUF2752 domain-containing protein: MPIGTGDNIPLYSKMLLQRMGETGKTPALSQISMTTHSEFAERPRLGRLERGLLLSWSITLVLCFALAASMDPDPRGYGTHEQLGLPACSFWEITGRPCPGCGMTTSISLFVRGRWIDSMRANVGGLALAAACLFQIPWAGYIAWTGRSPRRFPPASVAIWTCGLVFILAGLQWLPRFVGIL; this comes from the coding sequence TTGCCGATTGGGACCGGCGACAACATTCCGTTATATTCAAAAATGCTCTTGCAGCGAATGGGCGAAACCGGTAAGACTCCCGCACTCTCTCAAATCTCAATGACAACTCACTCGGAATTCGCTGAACGACCTCGGCTTGGGCGTCTTGAGCGCGGTTTGCTGCTTTCTTGGAGCATCACACTCGTGCTGTGTTTCGCCCTGGCAGCGTCGATGGATCCCGATCCGCGAGGATACGGAACCCACGAGCAACTTGGTCTGCCGGCGTGCTCCTTTTGGGAAATCACAGGTCGTCCCTGTCCGGGGTGCGGCATGACAACCAGTATATCGTTATTCGTTCGTGGCCGATGGATCGATTCCATGCGGGCCAATGTCGGGGGACTGGCATTGGCAGCGGCGTGTCTGTTCCAGATTCCCTGGGCTGGATACATCGCTTGGACCGGTCGGTCGCCTCGTCGATTTCCACCTGCCAGCGTTGCCATTTGGACTTGCGGATTGGTCTTCATTTTGGCCGGTCTCCAATGGTTGCCACGGTTTGTGGGAATTCTATGA
- the larC gene encoding nickel pincer cofactor biosynthesis protein LarC: MRIAYLDCSTGISGDMTLSALIDAGVPAEAIQSAIASLGIDGVRLHVDTVVKGGFKATYVRVEHPEQHAHRHLADVHELIDGATELTDRQRDLAKRLFGHVARAESTVHGMPIDQVHFHEVGAIDSIVDIVGAAVGFDLLAAEQIVCSHVPTGRGQILIDHGVCTVPAPGTAELLKGIPLTDVPVEAELTTPTGAAILTTFVDRFTPGLPEMRIESIGYGAGTKDFPQRANLLRLFVGTAVASDEVDQVALLETNLDDVSGEVIGFTKRKLFDAGALDVYSTAIQMKKDRPGIVLSVLCSPAKVDELESILFEETGTFGVRRHLLWRSKRTRKPHTVETVFGPVQGKLGFRHGNQAIFTPEFEDCAKVAEKQGVPLRDVYRAAEANFDAASVLPTGSGSGDHHHDHHTHDHDHSHDHDHHGHSHDHDHHGHDHDHHN, translated from the coding sequence GTGCGGATCGCTTATTTGGATTGTTCGACCGGGATCAGCGGCGATATGACGCTATCCGCCCTGATTGATGCCGGTGTGCCGGCGGAGGCGATTCAATCCGCAATTGCCTCGCTGGGCATCGACGGTGTGCGGTTGCACGTGGATACGGTCGTCAAAGGCGGTTTCAAAGCGACGTACGTGCGGGTCGAACATCCCGAGCAACACGCCCATCGGCATTTGGCCGACGTGCATGAACTGATCGATGGTGCGACGGAGCTCACCGATCGGCAACGCGACCTCGCCAAACGCTTGTTCGGGCATGTGGCGCGAGCGGAATCGACGGTTCACGGCATGCCGATCGACCAGGTGCACTTTCACGAAGTCGGTGCGATTGACTCGATTGTGGATATTGTCGGGGCAGCGGTGGGGTTCGATTTGCTCGCCGCTGAACAAATCGTGTGTTCTCATGTTCCGACCGGCCGCGGGCAGATTTTGATCGATCACGGCGTTTGTACGGTTCCGGCACCGGGAACGGCGGAACTTCTGAAGGGCATTCCGCTGACCGATGTGCCCGTGGAAGCCGAATTGACAACGCCCACCGGGGCGGCAATTTTGACGACGTTTGTCGATCGGTTCACACCAGGTTTGCCGGAAATGCGGATCGAATCCATCGGCTACGGAGCCGGCACCAAGGATTTCCCGCAACGTGCCAACTTGCTGCGGTTGTTCGTCGGCACGGCGGTTGCGTCGGATGAAGTCGATCAAGTGGCGTTGTTGGAAACGAACCTTGATGACGTTTCGGGCGAAGTCATCGGATTCACAAAACGGAAGCTGTTCGACGCTGGTGCATTGGACGTGTACTCGACGGCGATCCAAATGAAAAAAGATCGCCCCGGTATTGTTTTGAGCGTGTTGTGCTCACCGGCGAAGGTCGACGAACTCGAATCGATTTTGTTTGAAGAAACCGGCACTTTCGGGGTGCGACGGCATTTGCTGTGGCGATCCAAACGCACGCGGAAACCGCACACCGTGGAAACAGTCTTTGGGCCGGTGCAGGGGAAACTTGGGTTCCGACACGGCAACCAAGCGATTTTCACGCCGGAATTCGAAGACTGTGCAAAAGTCGCCGAGAAACAGGGGGTACCGCTGCGGGACGTGTACCGAGCCGCCGAAGCGAATTTCGATGCCGCCAGTGTTTTGCCAACGGGAAGCGGTTCGGGGGACCATCACCACGATCATCACACCCATGATCACGATCATTCCCACGACCACGATCACCATGGCCACTCCCACGATCATGACCATCACGGACACGATCACGACCACCATAATTGA
- a CDS encoding SDR family oxidoreductase — protein MLELFQLNGRVALVTGASHGLGQAMAWGMAQAGADVVNVSRQDTAGETRELVEGEGRRFLDLRADLSEPEQRVGLVQKVVDEFGRIDILVNNAGHAERFVPEEYPVENWSKLLAVHLDAAFDLSQQAAQFMLKRGRGKIINIGSVLSFEGGWHIPAYAAAKHGLAGLTKSLATGWSAQGINVNCIAPGYFDTDPPNGLRNDPVRGPQILDRIPCGRWGQPDEIAPLAVFLASDASNYMHGSVVPIDGGWLAR, from the coding sequence GTGTTGGAACTGTTTCAGTTAAACGGTCGAGTGGCATTGGTGACAGGGGCGAGTCACGGGTTGGGTCAGGCGATGGCCTGGGGGATGGCTCAAGCCGGGGCGGATGTGGTGAACGTTTCGCGGCAAGACACCGCCGGCGAGACTCGCGAACTTGTCGAAGGTGAAGGCCGTCGGTTTCTCGACTTGCGTGCGGATTTGTCAGAACCCGAGCAACGAGTCGGTCTCGTGCAGAAGGTTGTGGACGAGTTCGGACGGATCGACATTCTCGTCAACAACGCGGGGCATGCCGAGCGATTCGTGCCCGAGGAATATCCGGTTGAGAACTGGTCGAAACTGCTGGCGGTCCACTTGGATGCGGCGTTCGATTTGTCTCAGCAGGCCGCCCAGTTCATGTTGAAACGGGGACGCGGGAAGATCATCAATATCGGTTCCGTCTTGAGTTTCGAAGGCGGTTGGCACATCCCGGCTTACGCGGCGGCGAAGCATGGATTAGCCGGTCTGACGAAGTCGTTGGCTACCGGCTGGAGTGCCCAGGGCATCAACGTGAACTGCATCGCGCCGGGGTATTTCGATACCGATCCTCCCAACGGCTTACGAAACGATCCCGTTCGCGGACCGCAAATTCTTGATCGCATCCCATGTGGACGATGGGGGCAACCGGACGAGATCGCACCGCTGGCAGTTTTTCTGGCGTCCGATGCCTCGAATTATATGCACGGCAGCGTGGTCCCGATCGACGGCGGTTGGCTGGCACGGTGA
- a CDS encoding zinc finger domain-containing protein, which produces MRLESISCNSCGAPLEVPEGANYVTCTHCDSRLAVHRTQNTRFTEVIDDLREQVAKLTKHKDIEALDREWEAERQSLMITGKHGHTHVPTKGGTVIGGVVISGFGVLWTIFAFGITSQIPVGFAKIFPLFGVIFVTAGIAMSIHAYRKAELYEQAERRYRQQRATLLSRLEGQE; this is translated from the coding sequence GTGAGACTCGAATCCATTTCATGTAATAGTTGTGGAGCGCCTCTGGAGGTTCCGGAAGGGGCGAACTATGTGACTTGTACGCACTGTGATTCGCGACTTGCAGTCCACCGAACTCAGAATACGCGATTCACGGAAGTGATCGACGATCTTCGTGAGCAAGTCGCTAAACTCACAAAACATAAGGACATTGAAGCACTCGATCGGGAATGGGAGGCCGAGCGGCAATCGCTGATGATTACCGGCAAGCACGGCCATACCCATGTGCCGACCAAGGGTGGGACTGTAATCGGCGGGGTCGTCATCTCAGGTTTCGGAGTCTTGTGGACAATCTTCGCGTTCGGGATCACTTCACAGATTCCCGTCGGCTTTGCCAAAATCTTTCCGTTGTTCGGGGTGATCTTTGTCACGGCGGGGATCGCAATGAGCATTCACGCGTATCGAAAAGCCGAGCTATACGAACAAGCAGAACGACGATATCGACAACAACGTGCCACACTCCTCAGTCGACTCGAAGGTCAAGAGTGA
- the hslU gene encoding ATP-dependent protease ATPase subunit HslU, whose translation MIELTPREIVARLDQHIVGQHDAKRAVAVALRNRWRWSRLSPEIRKEVTPKNIIMIGPTGVGKTEITRRLASLTGAPFIKVEATKYTEVGYYGRDVESMIRDLLDAAINLVSDKKREELKDKVGDRVEQRLLDELIPPPDFSGTTEEEVAAARERHQRTREKFLGMLRNGQLEDREVEINVEQRGNSVQVFGPMGMENMDIDLQGMMDKLVPKQKKKRKLPVKDARQVLTDQEAEAMMDQDAVHEEAIQLAEQSGMVFIDEIDKVCGSEQGQRSADVSRQGVQRDLLPIVEGTTVQTRYGSVRTEHILFIAAGAFHRSKPSDLMPELQGRFPIRVELSDLTQADFVRILTEPTGSLTKQYTALLKTDGVELEFTQDGIEALADYAYRVNQTTQNIGARRLYTMTERLLEDVSFRAPDDGSMKIVVDADFVKQRLQSVAEDEDLSKFVL comes from the coding sequence ATGATCGAACTCACTCCCCGCGAAATCGTCGCCCGATTGGACCAACACATCGTCGGTCAACACGACGCGAAACGTGCCGTTGCCGTTGCCTTGCGGAATCGTTGGCGTTGGAGTCGGCTCTCGCCGGAGATTCGCAAGGAAGTCACGCCGAAGAACATCATCATGATCGGCCCGACCGGTGTTGGGAAAACCGAGATCACTCGCCGTCTCGCCAGCTTGACGGGGGCTCCGTTCATCAAAGTCGAGGCGACGAAATATACCGAAGTGGGTTACTACGGGCGTGATGTCGAAAGCATGATTCGCGATCTGCTCGATGCGGCCATCAACTTGGTGAGCGACAAGAAACGCGAGGAACTTAAGGACAAGGTCGGTGATCGGGTCGAGCAACGCCTTCTAGATGAACTCATTCCGCCACCGGATTTCTCAGGAACAACAGAAGAAGAAGTGGCCGCTGCTCGCGAACGTCATCAGCGTACCCGCGAAAAGTTTCTTGGGATGCTCCGCAACGGGCAGTTGGAAGATCGGGAAGTGGAAATCAATGTCGAGCAACGTGGCAACAGCGTGCAAGTTTTCGGTCCGATGGGCATGGAAAACATGGACATCGATCTCCAAGGCATGATGGACAAACTGGTTCCCAAGCAAAAGAAGAAGCGGAAACTTCCCGTCAAAGATGCTCGGCAGGTCCTCACAGATCAGGAAGCCGAAGCCATGATGGACCAGGACGCCGTCCATGAGGAAGCCATTCAACTCGCCGAACAAAGTGGGATGGTGTTCATCGACGAAATTGACAAAGTCTGTGGCAGCGAGCAAGGGCAACGCTCTGCTGATGTCTCCCGACAAGGTGTGCAACGCGATCTGCTTCCGATCGTCGAAGGGACGACGGTTCAAACCCGTTATGGGTCCGTCCGGACCGAGCACATTTTGTTCATCGCCGCCGGAGCGTTTCACCGTTCAAAACCGTCGGACTTAATGCCGGAACTCCAGGGGCGTTTTCCGATTCGCGTGGAACTCAGCGACCTCACGCAAGCCGACTTTGTTCGTATCCTCACCGAGCCAACCGGGTCGCTCACGAAACAATACACGGCTTTGCTGAAAACGGACGGGGTCGAATTGGAGTTCACTCAGGACGGCATTGAAGCTCTCGCGGACTACGCCTACCGTGTGAATCAAACCACGCAAAACATCGGTGCCCGTCGCCTTTACACCATGACGGAACGTCTCTTGGAAGATGTGAGTTTCCGTGCTCCCGACGACGGTTCGATGAAGATCGTGGTGGATGCCGATTTCGTCAAACAGCGGTTGCAGTCTGTTGCCGAAGACGAAGACCTCAGTAAGTTCGTCTTATAG
- a CDS encoding aminopeptidase — MQDPRIKTLAKTLLDHSCRIQAGETILIEAIDLPEPNLVCQLVELAAERGAIPLVTWKNNAILRSLYKTGSEKQMALIGQLEADRMSKCDAYIGVRGSANSNEFADVPQDKMGLYQEHWWKPVHIEVRVPKTRWVVLRYPTPSFAQAANMSTDAFENFYFNVCTTDYAKMAEDLKPLEERMLKADEVHLTAPGTDLKFSIKDIPVIPCTGQCNIPDGEIFTAPVRDSVNGTIAYNTPSRYQGVVYQGIQFRFENGKIVEATCDNEPEKLNAVLDSDEGARYIGEWSLGTNHNVKHPMLDTLFDEKIGGSFHLTPGNAYDDADNGNRSRVHWDLVLIQTPAYGGGDVYFDGELIRKDGRFVPDDLQPLNVGLDD, encoded by the coding sequence ATGCAAGACCCGCGAATCAAGACTCTCGCAAAAACACTGCTTGATCATAGTTGTCGGATCCAAGCCGGTGAGACAATTCTAATTGAAGCGATTGATCTTCCTGAACCGAACCTAGTTTGTCAGCTTGTCGAACTAGCAGCCGAACGCGGGGCGATTCCGCTAGTCACCTGGAAGAATAATGCGATCTTGCGAAGTCTGTACAAGACGGGTAGCGAAAAACAGATGGCATTGATTGGTCAACTTGAAGCCGATCGGATGTCGAAATGCGATGCCTACATCGGTGTGCGTGGATCGGCAAACTCCAATGAATTTGCCGACGTTCCTCAAGACAAAATGGGACTCTATCAGGAGCATTGGTGGAAGCCGGTGCATATCGAAGTTCGGGTCCCGAAAACTCGCTGGGTCGTACTACGATACCCCACACCATCGTTTGCGCAAGCCGCGAATATGAGTACCGATGCCTTTGAAAATTTCTACTTCAATGTCTGTACGACCGACTATGCCAAGATGGCGGAAGACCTAAAACCCCTTGAAGAACGGATGTTAAAAGCCGACGAGGTCCACTTAACCGCGCCGGGGACCGATCTTAAGTTTTCGATCAAAGATATCCCTGTGATCCCGTGTACCGGGCAGTGCAATATTCCCGATGGAGAGATTTTTACAGCACCGGTTCGCGATAGCGTCAACGGCACGATCGCCTATAACACTCCGTCTCGTTATCAGGGTGTTGTCTATCAAGGCATTCAGTTCCGTTTTGAAAACGGAAAAATTGTTGAGGCGACCTGCGACAACGAACCTGAGAAGCTTAACGCCGTTCTCGATTCCGATGAAGGGGCCCGATATATCGGCGAATGGTCGCTCGGGACAAATCATAATGTGAAGCATCCAATGCTAGACACGCTCTTCGATGAGAAAATCGGTGGGAGTTTCCATCTCACTCCTGGCAATGCATACGACGACGCCGACAACGGCAATCGAAGTCGTGTGCATTGGGACTTAGTGTTGATTCAAACTCCTGCCTATGGTGGTGGAGATGTGTATTTCGATGGCGAACTCATCCGCAAAGACGGGCGATTTGTTCCCGACGATCTGCAACCATTAAATGTAGGACTCGACGACTAG
- a CDS encoding methyltransferase family protein, protein MKNVWKDVRAIVILPGTAIIFMPLYLWWRFGVDPFGLWQEHRPWAIGLAVVGTVFVLAGLRLIAATIAMLRAIGNGTIAPWDPTERLVVNGIYRHVRNPMISGVFAVILGEALITASPAVFLWLVVFVVGKSIYIPLVEERSLRRRFGNDYDEFRAAVPRWIPRRTAWQPSWSESRTPANSGEICR, encoded by the coding sequence ATGAAGAATGTTTGGAAAGATGTCCGTGCGATTGTGATTCTCCCGGGCACGGCGATTATCTTCATGCCGCTGTATTTGTGGTGGCGATTTGGTGTCGATCCGTTCGGGCTGTGGCAGGAACATCGTCCGTGGGCGATTGGGCTCGCCGTGGTTGGTACCGTCTTCGTGCTCGCCGGACTGCGGTTGATCGCCGCCACGATCGCCATGCTAAGAGCGATCGGCAACGGCACGATTGCACCTTGGGACCCAACCGAGCGGCTGGTCGTCAATGGGATTTATCGGCATGTTCGCAATCCGATGATCTCCGGTGTCTTCGCGGTCATTCTGGGCGAAGCGTTGATCACGGCATCGCCGGCGGTGTTCTTGTGGTTAGTTGTGTTTGTCGTCGGTAAATCGATTTACATTCCGCTGGTCGAGGAACGCTCGCTGCGTCGCCGTTTCGGAAACGACTACGACGAATTTCGTGCCGCCGTCCCCCGCTGGATTCCCCGTCGCACCGCTTGGCAACCCAGTTGGAGCGAGTCACGGACCCCGGCGAATTCTGGAGAAATCTGCCGCTAG
- a CDS encoding YifB family Mg chelatase-like AAA ATPase, translating to MLAKLLTYSLFGIDAKTVEVEVDISPAAMPKTTLVGLAEAAVRESTHRIERALINSGYTRPIDRIVINLSPADLPKDAAGFDLPIALGILAASGQLTSDRFDNYAATGELALDGSLRPVNGALSMAVAARQQGCTGIVVPIQNAREAAVVEGLEVIAVGSLAEAVGFFTGELPIDPVEFSWTNAVSELGRYPIDFSDVKGQEMAKRAVTVAAAGAHHLLMIGSPGTGKTLLAQRLGTILPRLSSEESLETTRIWSAVGRLPTEQSLIVLRPFRTPHHTVSEAGLVGGGSTPRPGEISLAHNGVLFLDELPEFNRRTLEVLRQPLEENTVTISRAIGSITFPANIMLVAALNPCPCGFRGDPRRQCQCSPQQVERYIHRISGPLLDRIDIHIEVPPVPFRELSNTTTGTTSEQMHEQVVAAREIQRKRFHEHPDLLNGKMAPRQIRKFCRLESAAETLLKNAMEEMGFSARAHDKILRISRTLADLDQQDQITAIHLSEAINYRTLDRRYWQ from the coding sequence ATGCTGGCGAAATTGCTGACGTATTCCCTATTCGGGATCGACGCGAAAACCGTTGAGGTGGAAGTTGATATCTCGCCGGCGGCTATGCCGAAGACCACACTTGTCGGTTTGGCGGAGGCGGCCGTTCGGGAGAGCACCCACCGCATCGAGCGAGCCCTCATCAACAGTGGCTACACGCGGCCGATTGACAGAATCGTTATCAACCTTTCACCAGCCGATCTCCCGAAAGACGCCGCCGGTTTTGATTTACCGATTGCGCTAGGCATCCTCGCCGCCAGTGGGCAATTGACATCGGACCGGTTCGACAACTACGCCGCCACGGGCGAATTGGCTTTGGACGGTTCCTTGCGACCGGTCAACGGTGCCCTCTCGATGGCGGTCGCCGCGAGACAGCAGGGTTGCACCGGAATTGTCGTGCCGATCCAAAATGCCCGCGAAGCTGCCGTGGTCGAGGGACTGGAAGTCATCGCGGTTGGTTCACTCGCGGAAGCTGTCGGCTTTTTCACTGGCGAGTTGCCCATCGATCCCGTCGAATTTTCCTGGACGAACGCTGTCTCCGAGCTCGGCCGATACCCCATCGACTTTTCCGATGTCAAAGGCCAAGAGATGGCCAAACGTGCCGTCACCGTCGCCGCAGCTGGCGCCCATCACCTGCTGATGATTGGTTCGCCGGGCACTGGAAAGACGCTTTTGGCTCAGCGACTCGGGACAATTCTCCCTCGTCTGTCCTCGGAAGAGAGCTTGGAGACAACACGAATCTGGAGTGCCGTCGGACGCTTGCCGACCGAGCAATCACTAATCGTCCTTCGCCCATTCCGCACCCCACACCACACGGTGAGCGAAGCCGGTTTGGTCGGTGGTGGCAGCACGCCACGTCCCGGCGAAATCTCATTGGCTCACAACGGAGTTTTGTTCCTCGACGAACTACCCGAGTTCAACCGACGTACGTTGGAAGTACTTCGACAACCGCTCGAAGAAAACACCGTGACAATCTCCCGCGCCATCGGCAGCATCACATTCCCCGCCAACATCATGCTCGTCGCCGCGTTGAACCCGTGTCCTTGTGGATTTCGCGGTGATCCTCGTCGGCAATGTCAGTGCAGCCCTCAGCAAGTTGAACGCTATATTCATCGCATTAGTGGACCGCTGCTCGACCGCATCGATATTCACATTGAAGTCCCCCCCGTCCCATTTCGCGAACTATCGAACACGACAACGGGGACCACGAGCGAGCAGATGCACGAACAAGTTGTTGCCGCCCGAGAAATCCAACGCAAGCGGTTCCACGAGCACCCTGACCTTCTCAACGGCAAGATGGCTCCCCGTCAGATTCGCAAGTTTTGTCGTCTCGAATCTGCCGCCGAAACGCTCCTTAAGAATGCCATGGAAGAGATGGGCTTTTCCGCCCGGGCTCACGACAAGATCCTCCGGATCAGTCGCACACTCGCCGACCTTGATCAGCAAGACCAAATCACGGCAATCCATCTCTCCGAAGCGATCAATTATCGGACGCTTGATCGTCGATATTGGCAGTAG
- a CDS encoding AAA family ATPase: MLSEDLSSLIAELRQSTGMDTQETQTCPLPQAQTEHSSTPPMAWFPREPRDLKSAGVTEPTIEALALKFLLNAGVASARKVSEQVRLPFAIVNDQLRRMKSEQLVAYRRSAGVNDYEHELTPEGYERAGLLMKRSSYFGAAPVPLQEYRDSVTKQSLLRERPTEASLRKALGDLQLGSEVISQLGQALMSVAAVFLYGNPGNGKTSMAERLTQAFGKTIWLPRAISIGGEIVRLFDPTMHETATPPYLGEDAKVDARWVCIERPTVVVGGELTMESLELCVDNSTGVLEAPVQLKSNCGTLVVDDFGRQRMSTTELLNRWIVPLEKQYDFLNTPSGKKIKMPFEQLLVFATNLAPEELVDEAFLRRIPYKIEARDPDESEFVNLFGKLATKMGMECDESQIQYLVEKHYKAVGRTFRFCQPRDLLNLMRNYQRFHQLSSTVTPEIIDAAARNYFAVGSVS, from the coding sequence ATGCTCAGCGAAGACCTTTCCAGCCTGATTGCCGAACTTCGCCAATCGACCGGGATGGACACGCAAGAGACACAAACGTGCCCGTTGCCACAGGCGCAGACAGAGCATTCATCGACGCCGCCAATGGCTTGGTTTCCGCGAGAACCCAGGGATTTAAAGTCCGCTGGCGTCACGGAACCCACGATCGAAGCGCTTGCGTTGAAGTTTCTGCTCAACGCTGGTGTGGCGTCGGCTCGGAAAGTTTCCGAGCAAGTTCGGTTGCCGTTCGCGATCGTCAACGACCAACTCCGCCGCATGAAAAGCGAACAACTGGTGGCCTACCGACGGTCCGCCGGCGTGAACGACTACGAACACGAACTCACCCCGGAAGGCTACGAACGGGCCGGCTTGTTGATGAAACGCAGCAGTTACTTCGGAGCCGCTCCGGTTCCGTTGCAGGAGTACCGCGACAGCGTTACCAAACAATCCCTGTTGCGGGAACGACCCACGGAAGCCTCGCTGCGAAAAGCACTCGGAGACTTGCAACTCGGTTCCGAGGTCATCAGCCAACTCGGTCAGGCGTTGATGTCGGTGGCGGCGGTGTTCCTCTACGGCAACCCAGGGAACGGGAAAACCAGTATGGCCGAACGGCTCACGCAGGCTTTCGGCAAAACCATCTGGCTTCCCAGGGCCATTAGCATCGGTGGCGAAATCGTCCGACTGTTCGACCCGACAATGCACGAAACCGCAACACCGCCATATCTGGGCGAAGATGCCAAGGTCGACGCTCGATGGGTCTGCATCGAACGACCGACTGTGGTTGTCGGCGGTGAGCTGACGATGGAAAGCCTGGAACTTTGTGTCGACAACTCCACTGGTGTGCTCGAAGCGCCCGTGCAACTCAAGAGTAACTGCGGAACGCTCGTCGTGGACGACTTCGGTCGCCAACGCATGAGCACCACCGAACTGCTCAACCGGTGGATCGTACCGCTCGAAAAACAATACGACTTCCTTAATACCCCCAGCGGCAAGAAGATCAAAATGCCGTTCGAGCAACTGCTCGTCTTCGCAACCAACCTCGCCCCTGAAGAACTCGTCGACGAAGCCTTCCTCCGCCGCATTCCGTACAAAATTGAAGCCCGCGACCCGGACGAATCGGAATTCGTCAATCTCTTTGGAAAACTCGCCACCAAGATGGGCATGGAGTGCGACGAATCGCAGATTCAATATCTCGTCGAGAAGCACTACAAAGCCGTCGGCCGCACCTTCCGCTTCTGCCAACCCCGCGACCTGCTCAATCTGATGCGGAACTACCAACGCTTCCATCAATTGTCGAGTACTGTCACACCGGAAATCATCGACGCCGCCGCCAGAAACTACTTCGCCGTCGGCAGCGTGAGTTAG
- the rnpA gene encoding ribonuclease P protein component — protein MTSPHFGISKDQRLRRSQDFARIYAGGVRAADAHLLIFGGINPTGQTRFGLSVSKKHGNAVRRGRLKRLLREAFRLSQHDLPAGMDMIFIPRQNSGATLADYQRSLKSTARRLAKRLPSVDRDAKS, from the coding sequence ATGACTTCTCCCCATTTCGGCATTTCGAAAGACCAACGGTTGCGGCGGTCGCAGGACTTCGCCCGCATTTATGCCGGTGGCGTGCGGGCGGCGGATGCTCACTTGCTGATTTTTGGAGGCATCAATCCGACAGGGCAGACGCGGTTTGGTTTGAGTGTTTCTAAGAAGCATGGAAATGCGGTCCGGCGGGGACGACTCAAACGGTTATTGCGGGAAGCGTTTCGGTTGTCGCAGCACGACTTGCCAGCCGGAATGGACATGATTTTCATTCCTCGTCAGAACTCCGGGGCCACACTGGCAGATTATCAACGGTCGCTTAAGTCAACCGCGCGTCGGCTAGCCAAACGGTTGCCGTCCGTTGATCGGGATGCCAAGTCGTGA